A region of Mauremys mutica isolate MM-2020 ecotype Southern chromosome 2, ASM2049712v1, whole genome shotgun sequence DNA encodes the following proteins:
- the OTUD1 gene encoding OTU domain-containing protein 1 yields the protein MQLYSSVITHYPASGAAAAAAGAGGAGVFKVSLPAVPPAPDAASAAGQSPAAESPAKESLVPGGSGAAMTAFSSCLELMPGGPAAAPQYSSSAQITVSRRRPLERIVPIRIVQRPEPPVELAPASPQSRAWLEGILESMRQAGGDAEAAAAPHRPEEPSNHSLRLSEHCQALQAAAGAQPGPVASCGGGGEESSGQALPCSPLAEEEEGPGPRRGPERSEKLALYLAEVEKQDKYLRHKGRFRFHIIPDGNCLYRAICKAVYGDQRLHSELREQTVHYIADHLHHFSPIIEGDVGEFLIGAAQDGAWAGYPELLAMGQMLNVNIHLTTGGRPESPTVSTMAHYLGPEDPARPSIWLSWLSNGHYDAVLDCVCPNPEYEAWCRQTQVQRRRDEELAKSMAMSLSKMYIEQNTCS from the coding sequence ATGCAGCTTTATAGCTCTGTGATCACCCACTACCCGGCatcgggggcggcggcggcggcagcaggaGCAGGCGGGGCGGGCGTGTTCAAGGTCTCCCTGCCGGCGGTGCCCCCCGCTCCGGACGCAGCGAGCGCCGCGGGCCAGAGCCCGGCCGCCGAGAGCCCCGCTAAGGAGAGTCTGGTGCCCGGAGGCAGCGGTGCCGCCATGACTGCCTTCTCCTCCTGCCTGGAGCTGATGCCGGGCGGGCCCGCGGCGGCCCCGCAGTACAGCTCCAGCGCGCAGATCACCGTGAGCCGCAGGAGGCCGCTGGAGAGGATCGTGCCCATCCGCATCGTGCAGCGCCCCGAGCCCCCCGTGGAgctggccccggcctctccgcagaGCCGAGCCTGGCTCGAGGGCATCCTGGAGAGCATGAGACAAGCCGGCGGGGACGCGGAGGCCGCCGCAGCCCCGCACCGCCCGGAGGAGCCCAGCAACCACAGCCTCCGCCTCAGCGAGCACTGCCAGGCTCTGCAGGCGGCGGCCggcgcccagcccggcccggtcGCCtcctgcggcggcggcggcgaggAGAGCAgcggccaggccctgccctgctccccgctagcggaggaggaggaggggcccgGCCCGAGGAGGGGGCCGGAGCGGAGTGAGAAGCTGGCTCTGTACCTGGCCGAGGTGGAGAAGCAGGACAAATACCTGCGGCACAAGGGCCGGTTCCGCTTCCACATCATCCCTGATGGAAACTGCCTGTACCGCGCCATCTGCAAGGCCGTGTACGGGGACCAGCGGCTGCACAGCGAGCTCCGCGAGCAGACTGTGCACTACATCGCCGACCACCTGCACCACTTCAGCCCCATCATCGAGGGCGATGTGGGCGAGTTTCTCATCGGCGCCGCCCAGGACGGCGCTTGGGCTGGCtaccctgagctcctggccatggGGCAGATGCTGAACGTAAACATTCACCTCACCACGGGCGGCAGGCCAGAGAGCCCCACCGTTTCCACCATGGCCCACTACCTGGGCCCTGAggacccggcccggcccagcatcTGGCTGAGCTGGCTCAGCAATGGGCACTACGACGCTGTGCTGGACTGTGTGTGTCCCAACCCGGAGTACGAGGCCTGGTGCAGGCAGACTCAGGTGCAGCGGAGGCGGGACGAAGAGCTTGCCAAATCCATGGCCATGTCACTGTCCAAGATGTACATCGAGCAGAACACCTGCTCATGA